A genomic region of Prochlorococcus marinus XMU1405 contains the following coding sequences:
- a CDS encoding asparagine synthetase B family protein: MCGFLGIGGKKYKEQKHNLIFSSFEWLKHRGPDQSKFFNLEKFFIGFHRLSIVGVDNKKANQPYYSKDKNFYLMFNGEIFNFKELANQWLNKFNFEKEILESDTLVLAKLIEIYGLRCLEWLDGMFSIAIVFEELGKVQLIRDRYGIKPLYYCIQNNNIIFGSHIKPIIDIHESIAPNSDAILTYLYTGLYDHSNNTFFKDIYSVNPGSIIEFDLETKRIRNENWYDIKEFTNIRNRESYNSLLEEIDETISRVILDYLPDEVECCINASGGVDSSLLINEIFSFKKNILVQNQDYKIPYSEKKWIEEYSKKLNIKPIYHLIEPDFILEDLKSTFIYQGQPFGGVTVPGYTPLYINANKQNCKVIFDGTGLDEAFLGYPRYASKNFTNNFWKNSIIGSSGPTDHRGIRPNAINTNLLKKGNLINSSIDELDGVDHARLMSMNDIAHYKIPRTTRFTDHSSSRFSLELRSPFLSHKIIHLGMSIESNLLISDKGTKLPIRDLLAKKGLPMVAYAPKRYVQSPQNEWLAKEFRDMLKNYIFSDSFYSRGWIKPEVIKEEYNLYLNSSKENSFYIWQWMSLEIWARTFLDN, from the coding sequence ATGTGTGGGTTTTTAGGAATTGGTGGAAAAAAATATAAGGAGCAAAAACATAATTTAATTTTCTCTTCTTTTGAATGGCTTAAGCATAGAGGGCCAGATCAGAGTAAATTCTTTAATTTAGAAAAATTTTTTATAGGATTCCACAGACTTTCTATTGTGGGGGTTGATAATAAAAAAGCAAATCAACCGTATTATTCCAAAGATAAAAATTTTTACCTCATGTTCAATGGGGAAATTTTTAACTTCAAGGAACTAGCAAATCAATGGCTTAATAAATTTAATTTCGAAAAAGAAATTCTTGAGTCGGATACTCTTGTGTTAGCGAAATTAATAGAAATTTATGGTTTGCGATGTCTAGAATGGCTTGATGGAATGTTTTCAATCGCCATTGTATTCGAGGAATTAGGGAAAGTTCAACTAATAAGAGATAGATATGGAATTAAACCACTTTATTATTGCATTCAAAATAATAATATTATTTTTGGAAGTCATATTAAACCAATAATAGATATCCATGAATCTATTGCCCCCAATTCAGATGCTATTTTAACCTATTTATATACAGGTCTTTATGATCATTCAAACAATACTTTTTTTAAAGATATATATTCAGTCAATCCTGGTTCCATAATTGAATTTGATTTAGAAACAAAACGAATTAGGAATGAAAATTGGTATGATATCAAGGAATTTACAAATATAAGAAATAGGGAAAGCTATAATTCCTTGTTGGAGGAAATTGATGAGACAATATCTAGAGTTATATTAGATTATCTTCCTGATGAGGTAGAATGTTGTATAAATGCTTCTGGAGGAGTAGATTCATCATTATTAATAAACGAGATTTTTAGTTTCAAAAAAAATATTTTAGTTCAGAACCAAGATTATAAAATTCCATATAGCGAAAAAAAATGGATAGAAGAATATTCTAAAAAATTAAATATAAAACCTATTTACCATTTGATAGAACCAGATTTTATTTTAGAAGACTTAAAAAGCACTTTTATATATCAAGGTCAACCATTTGGAGGGGTAACTGTTCCTGGATATACTCCACTTTATATAAATGCTAATAAACAAAATTGTAAGGTAATTTTTGATGGAACTGGACTGGATGAAGCTTTTCTAGGTTATCCACGATATGCAAGTAAGAACTTTACTAATAATTTTTGGAAAAATTCAATTATTGGATCTTCTGGTCCAACCGATCATAGAGGAATTCGTCCAAATGCAATTAATACAAATCTATTAAAAAAAGGAAATTTAATTAATAGCAGCATTGATGAATTAGATGGGGTAGACCACGCAAGGTTAATGAGTATGAATGATATAGCACATTATAAGATTCCTAGAACTACAAGATTCACAGATCATTCTTCAAGTAGATTTTCATTAGAACTTCGATCTCCCTTTCTTTCCCATAAAATTATCCACCTTGGTATGTCCATTGAATCGAACTTATTAATATCAGATAAAGGAACGAAATTACCAATTAGAGATTTATTAGCAAAAAAAGGGTTACCAATGGTTGCTTATGCTCCAAAGAGATATGTTCAAAGTCCACAAAATGAGTGGTTAGCGAAAGAATTCAGAGATATGCTAAAGAATTATATTTTTTCAGATTCGTTTTATAGTAGAGGATGGATCAAACCTGAAGTCATAAAAGAGGAATATAATTTATATTTAAACTCAAGCAAAGAAAATTCATTTTATATATGGCAGTGGATGTCTCTAGAAATTTGGGCTAGAACTTTTTTAGATAATTAA